In the genome of Gloeotrichia echinulata CP02, one region contains:
- a CDS encoding ABC transporter ATP-binding protein — translation MEVIRLDQVSLWRRTQEEFSYDLKKTLLSIVEGKYRKPAKKLVLDNIDLVVDKGEKIGIIGSNGSGKSTILKVISGILQPTSGTVRVRGQVAPLIELGAGFDPEISVMDNIWLYGVLLGFSRDEMRERSQSILEFAELQDYALVPVKGLSSGMVARLGFSIATDVQPDILILDEVLSVGDESFKNKCQQRIDKFWDGEVTVLVVSHDLGFVKQSCERGIWLDHGKLRFMGNADETVDCYLKGLN, via the coding sequence ATGGAAGTAATTCGTTTAGATCAAGTTTCGTTATGGCGTCGGACACAAGAAGAGTTTTCTTATGACCTGAAGAAAACACTATTATCTATTGTGGAAGGAAAATATCGGAAACCAGCGAAAAAATTAGTGTTAGATAACATTGATTTAGTAGTTGACAAAGGTGAAAAAATTGGTATTATTGGATCAAATGGATCGGGTAAATCTACAATATTAAAAGTTATTTCTGGGATTCTACAACCCACGAGTGGAACTGTCAGGGTGCGTGGTCAAGTCGCTCCGTTGATTGAATTGGGTGCAGGGTTTGATCCAGAGATTTCTGTGATGGATAATATTTGGCTTTATGGGGTGCTGTTAGGGTTTTCTCGGGATGAGATGCGAGAAAGATCGCAGTCGATTTTAGAATTTGCGGAATTGCAAGATTATGCATTAGTCCCGGTGAAGGGTTTATCTTCTGGGATGGTAGCGCGGTTAGGATTTTCGATAGCGACTGATGTTCAGCCAGATATTTTGATTTTGGATGAGGTTTTGTCGGTGGGAGATGAGAGCTTTAAGAATAAGTGTCAGCAGCGAATTGATAAGTTTTGGGATGGGGAGGTGACAGTTTTAGTGGTGTCTCATGATTTAGGTTTTGTAAAGCAGTCTTGTGAGCGTGGGATTTGGTTAGATCATGGAAAATTACGTTTTATGGGAAATGCTGATGAAACTGTAGACTGCTATTTAAAGGGATTAAATTAA
- a CDS encoding ABC transporter permease, whose amino-acid sequence MTLTLKDRSIWLQVQRYWELLYVLVARTLKVRYRGSVLGVYWSLLNPLIMTGLYTAIFGATFASYYNNSILNYVLAAFTGLVVINFFSASTAQALVSVVANGALLNKIRLPVSVFPVSMVAANVFQFAIGTLPLLAVMTLVNSHNILNVLFLVFPFVSLILVCTGVGFLVSALYVFFRDLPYFYELVTFVICISSPVFYPADIVPKQVKPFLALNPLSPIIESLRQITLSGTLPDLWLVGTALLSGIIIFSLGLACFQMWRHQFMDLL is encoded by the coding sequence ATGACGCTGACGCTGAAAGATCGTTCAATTTGGTTACAAGTACAACGCTATTGGGAATTGCTGTACGTTTTGGTAGCGCGAACTTTGAAGGTGCGTTATCGCGGCTCTGTGCTAGGGGTTTATTGGTCGCTGTTGAATCCGTTGATTATGACAGGATTGTATACAGCGATATTTGGAGCCACTTTTGCATCGTATTACAATAATTCTATCCTGAATTATGTATTAGCAGCGTTTACAGGATTGGTGGTAATCAATTTTTTCTCAGCTTCTACTGCTCAGGCGTTGGTCAGTGTAGTAGCAAATGGTGCATTATTGAATAAAATTCGTCTCCCAGTCAGCGTTTTTCCTGTTTCAATGGTTGCAGCCAATGTATTTCAGTTTGCCATCGGAACATTGCCCTTGTTGGCGGTGATGACTTTAGTTAATTCCCACAACATACTGAATGTCCTGTTTCTTGTGTTTCCCTTTGTGTCACTAATTTTAGTATGTACAGGAGTCGGTTTTTTAGTTAGTGCTTTATACGTGTTTTTTAGAGATTTGCCTTACTTTTATGAATTAGTTACATTTGTAATTTGCATTAGTAGTCCTGTTTTTTATCCAGCAGATATTGTACCAAAGCAGGTAAAGCCGTTTTTAGCCTTAAATCCCTTATCACCGATTATTGAAAGTCTACGTCAGATTACTTTATCAGGAACACTACCGGATTTATGGTTAGTTGGGACTGCCTTACTTAGTGGCATAATTATCTTTTCACTAGGATTGGCTTGTTTTCAGATGTGGCGACATCAATTTATGGATTTGCTGTAA
- a CDS encoding Imm1 family immunity protein gives MFVVEMTTEKWLGNKNEGDVIENPNWSQIEKAIRELDGKSQTLITLGINEDSYMSIGGGTNQYVVTVTFDNLDFYILIDSTKSEQIQTLVVGGQRGNYPANQCVDLLRCLLAARTFTESGKLDELLTWEQDKSLAFV, from the coding sequence ATGTTTGTTGTAGAGATGACAACTGAAAAATGGTTGGGCAATAAAAACGAAGGTGATGTGATTGAAAATCCCAACTGGAGTCAAATCGAAAAAGCTATTAGAGAATTAGATGGTAAAAGCCAAACTTTAATCACATTAGGTATCAATGAAGATAGCTATATGAGTATTGGAGGAGGAACAAATCAATATGTTGTGACAGTGACTTTTGATAATTTGGATTTTTACATTTTAATTGATTCTACAAAATCAGAACAAATACAAACCTTAGTTGTTGGTGGACAAAGGGGAAATTACCCAGCAAATCAATGTGTGGATTTATTGCGCTGTCTGTTAGCAGCAAGAACATTTACAGAATCGGGAAAACTGGATGAATTGCTGACTTGGGAACAGGATAAATCATTAGCTTTTGTCTAA
- a CDS encoding acyltransferase: MVNYFVHESSYVDEGAQIGEGSKIWHFCHIFSKAKIGRNCIFGQNVLVSNNVIVGDFCKIQNNVSLYEGVILEDYVFCGPSMVFTNVKTPRCEFPRNTSNDYHKTLVKRGSSIGANATIVCGVTLHECAFVAAGAVVTKDVPSYAMVAGVPAKIIGWMSAYGDVLKFDADGYAIDSTNTKYQQISATEVIRIS, encoded by the coding sequence ATGGTTAATTATTTTGTGCATGAATCCAGTTATGTGGATGAAGGTGCCCAAATTGGCGAAGGTTCCAAAATTTGGCACTTCTGTCATATTTTCAGTAAAGCGAAAATCGGTCGCAACTGCATTTTTGGTCAAAATGTTTTAGTTTCTAACAACGTAATTGTCGGTGATTTCTGCAAAATTCAAAATAATGTCTCCCTTTACGAAGGAGTAATTTTAGAAGACTACGTTTTTTGTGGTCCGAGCATGGTGTTTACTAACGTCAAAACACCCCGCTGTGAATTCCCCCGCAACACCAGCAACGATTACCACAAAACTTTGGTGAAACGGGGTAGCAGTATTGGGGCGAATGCGACCATAGTTTGTGGTGTCACCTTACATGAATGTGCTTTTGTCGCCGCTGGTGCTGTGGTGACAAAAGATGTACCATCTTATGCAATGGTCGCAGGAGTTCCCGCGAAAATAATTGGTTGGATGAGTGCTTATGGTGATGTGTTAAAGTTTGATGCAGATGGCTATGCAATAGATTCGACAAACACTAAATATCAACAAATTTCCGCAACAGAAGTTATTAGAATTTCATAA
- a CDS encoding Gfo/Idh/MocA family oxidoreductase has product MVINSTKEQVIVVGAGNWGKNLVRNFHALGALAGVAEAHPGLRDAIATTYPDITTYADFTAALETDVPALVLATPAPTHYELAIAALAAGKDVFVEKPMTLRTDQARNLAEYADQQGQILMVGHLLLYQPAIAWMREYLASGKAGQVLHVATRRLKLGKVRKEENVWWSFAPHDVSVVLDLLGNPQLQSVQAQGNAILQPNIEDYVQVDLRFKSGQSAQINCSWYWPLTERSTVVIAEKQILVYDEVLQTVTIHQKYIDQDLKHYDQGSEIVEVAASEPLKIECQHFLDCVKTRQKPRSDGWNGVAVVEILEEAEKFLHG; this is encoded by the coding sequence GTGGTGATAAATTCGACAAAAGAACAAGTAATTGTAGTTGGCGCGGGGAATTGGGGTAAAAACCTAGTGCGTAACTTCCACGCTTTAGGCGCATTAGCTGGGGTTGCAGAAGCGCATCCGGGACTGCGAGATGCGATCGCCACAACTTACCCAGATATTACTACTTATGCTGACTTTACAGCAGCCCTAGAGACAGATGTACCAGCGTTAGTGTTAGCAACACCGGCGCCGACTCATTATGAATTAGCGATCGCCGCTTTAGCAGCGGGTAAGGATGTATTTGTCGAAAAGCCGATGACCCTGCGAACTGACCAAGCCAGAAACCTGGCGGAATATGCAGACCAGCAAGGGCAAATTTTAATGGTCGGTCATCTATTGTTATATCAGCCCGCAATCGCTTGGATGCGCGAATATCTCGCCAGTGGTAAAGCAGGTCAGGTGTTACACGTTGCTACCAGGCGCTTGAAATTAGGTAAAGTCCGCAAAGAAGAAAATGTTTGGTGGTCATTTGCACCCCATGATGTCTCAGTGGTTCTCGACCTATTGGGAAATCCGCAATTGCAAAGCGTCCAAGCCCAAGGCAACGCTATTTTACAACCAAACATCGAAGATTACGTACAGGTTGACCTCCGGTTTAAAAGTGGTCAATCAGCCCAAATTAATTGTTCTTGGTACTGGCCGCTAACTGAACGTAGTACAGTAGTCATTGCCGAAAAACAAATCTTGGTTTACGACGAAGTGCTACAAACGGTGACAATTCACCAGAAATATATTGACCAAGATTTAAAGCATTATGACCAGGGAAGTGAAATTGTCGAAGTAGCCGCATCTGAACCCCTGAAAATTGAATGTCAACACTTTTTGGATTGTGTGAAAACTCGGCAAAAACCCCGTTCTGATGGCTGGAATGGCGTAGCAGTTGTAGAAATTTTAGAGGAGGCGGAGAAGTTTTTACATGGTTAA
- a CDS encoding nucleotide sugar dehydrogenase, with amino-acid sequence MTDKLQILINLQEKIRAHTAVVGVVGLGYVGLPFAVEKAKVGYRVLGIEQNPRRVERVNIADNYISDIKDEDLKQVVSSGNLQAILDFEQVPEMDVIVICVPTPLTKNLTPNLSYVENVTHAIATYLRPGQLVTLESTTYPGTTDEVMRPVLEQISGLKQGEDFFLAHSPERVDPGNQRYTTKNTNKVVGASDTNSLEVATLFYQQTIDHVVPVSSAKAAELVKVFENTFRAVNIALVNELALLCDRLDLNVWEVLDAANTKPFGIMPFYPGPGVGGHCIPIDPHYLEWKAKEVNFNTHFIALAGEINRSMPLFVREKARRVLNNLGIAPAKSQVLVIGAAYKKDIADWRESPAIMVINYLLEDKITISYHDPYVPQIEVKGKTFVNLELTDENISAADLVIIATEHSQIDYVNLVAKAKAVLDTRGVTRHLNCASDKVTLL; translated from the coding sequence ATGACTGACAAACTTCAAATTTTGATTAATTTACAAGAAAAAATTAGGGCGCATACTGCTGTTGTTGGTGTTGTGGGATTGGGCTATGTCGGTCTACCATTTGCGGTGGAAAAAGCCAAAGTGGGTTATCGGGTGCTGGGAATTGAGCAAAATCCCCGAAGAGTTGAACGAGTCAACATAGCTGATAATTACATCTCTGATATTAAAGATGAAGATTTAAAACAGGTCGTTAGCAGTGGAAATCTCCAAGCGATTTTGGATTTTGAACAAGTACCAGAGATGGATGTCATCGTGATTTGTGTCCCCACACCGTTGACTAAAAATTTGACACCGAACTTGAGCTATGTCGAAAATGTCACCCATGCTATTGCCACATACTTACGACCAGGACAGTTAGTAACTTTAGAATCTACTACTTATCCGGGAACTACGGATGAGGTGATGCGACCTGTACTAGAACAGATTAGTGGTTTGAAGCAGGGAGAAGATTTCTTTCTCGCCCATTCGCCAGAGCGGGTAGACCCAGGTAATCAACGTTACACTACCAAAAATACAAATAAGGTAGTAGGAGCATCGGATACAAATTCCCTGGAAGTTGCTACATTATTTTATCAGCAGACGATAGATCATGTAGTACCTGTGAGTAGTGCTAAAGCTGCAGAATTGGTAAAGGTATTTGAGAATACCTTTCGGGCTGTGAATATTGCTTTGGTGAATGAGTTAGCTTTGCTGTGCGATCGCCTCGACCTCAATGTTTGGGAAGTCCTAGATGCTGCTAATACCAAACCTTTTGGCATTATGCCCTTTTATCCTGGCCCTGGGGTAGGCGGTCACTGCATCCCCATTGACCCTCATTACTTAGAATGGAAGGCAAAAGAAGTTAATTTCAACACTCACTTTATTGCTTTGGCTGGGGAAATAAACCGCTCGATGCCTTTATTTGTGAGAGAAAAAGCCCGCCGAGTACTGAATAATTTGGGTATCGCTCCCGCCAAATCTCAGGTACTGGTCATTGGTGCTGCTTATAAAAAAGATATTGCTGACTGGCGAGAGTCACCGGCAATTATGGTAATTAACTATTTATTAGAAGATAAAATTACGATTAGTTATCATGACCCTTACGTACCACAAATTGAGGTAAAAGGCAAGACTTTTGTTAATTTGGAACTCACAGACGAGAACATTAGCGCTGCGGACTTGGTAATTATTGCCACAGAACATAGTCAAATTGATTATGTCAATTTAGTCGCCAAAGCCAAAGCAGTTTTAGATACGCGGGGTGTGACTCGACATTTAAATTGTGCCAGTGATAAAGTAACTCTGCTGTAG
- a CDS encoding glucuronosyltransferase, which translates to MKRVVLITGHYWNSKRKAGFHWLADALWRQGWEVVFVTAALSWLSVIRRDYRLAYPVLQEANQLQQVQPNLWSYVWFTLWHPANLRLNLLNYLSRPLFRFYGQLPLGAVESLLVNADIFIFESTPALLLFERCKRLNPQAKFIYRVSDDLRLLRNHSVVIETEEQMAPKFDLVSVPSQHIYRLFGELPNLELHLHGIRKDLFDRELTNPYSAADNPNIIFVGNSYFDYNFLDQASQLFPNWQFHIIGPIENLPQRKNIIAYGELPFKATIPYIKYADIALQIRSYSPGIESLTDSLKIIQYTYSKLPIIAPAYMSSPRSHIFYYQPGEASSIQNALISAHKYDRSQIKTDDIYSWDELVRIIVGCVTL; encoded by the coding sequence ATGAAGCGTGTAGTTTTGATTACTGGTCACTATTGGAACTCTAAACGGAAGGCGGGTTTTCACTGGTTAGCTGATGCTCTTTGGCGTCAAGGCTGGGAAGTTGTATTTGTCACTGCTGCTCTGAGTTGGCTATCTGTAATTCGTCGAGACTACCGCTTGGCTTATCCTGTGCTACAAGAGGCCAATCAACTCCAACAGGTACAGCCAAATTTATGGAGTTACGTCTGGTTCACGCTTTGGCACCCTGCTAATCTCCGCTTAAATTTACTCAATTATCTTAGCCGTCCCCTGTTCCGATTTTACGGTCAACTCCCATTAGGTGCAGTAGAATCTTTGCTTGTTAATGCTGATATTTTCATCTTTGAGAGTACACCAGCATTGCTGCTTTTTGAAAGATGCAAACGCCTCAATCCCCAAGCTAAATTTATCTATAGAGTTTCCGACGATTTGCGACTGTTACGCAACCACTCAGTGGTTATAGAAACTGAGGAACAAATGGCTCCCAAGTTTGATTTAGTTAGTGTCCCTAGCCAACATATTTACCGTCTCTTTGGAGAATTGCCTAATTTAGAATTGCACCTACATGGTATTCGTAAAGACTTGTTTGATCGGGAACTTACCAACCCTTATTCAGCCGCAGACAATCCCAACATCATTTTTGTCGGGAATTCTTATTTTGATTATAATTTTTTAGATCAAGCCAGTCAATTATTCCCTAATTGGCAATTTCATATCATCGGACCGATTGAAAATTTACCTCAAAGAAAAAACATCATTGCTTACGGAGAGCTACCTTTTAAAGCGACAATTCCTTACATTAAATATGCAGATATAGCTCTTCAAATACGTTCGTACAGTCCAGGAATAGAATCTTTAACAGATAGCCTAAAAATTATTCAATATACTTACTCCAAATTGCCAATCATTGCTCCAGCTTACATGTCATCTCCCAGAAGTCATATTTTTTACTATCAGCCAGGAGAAGCCAGCAGCATCCAAAACGCCTTAATTTCAGCACATAAATATGACCGTTCCCAAATCAAAACTGATGACATATATTCTTGGGACGAATTAGTCAGAATAATCGTAGGGTGCGTGACGCTTTGA
- a CDS encoding Uma2 family endonuclease, giving the protein MTTSIKIVNPRIEYPSSDGEPLAETYLHLYAILTTLEVIKQYLNGRQATVLADQFLYYAQGFPRLRVAPDVMVIFDVAPGGRDNYKIWEEGQVPQVVFEMTSQGTQKQDQEEKKNLYEQLGILEYWLFDPKGEWIVEKLRGYRLDGETYQPITDGISQPLELRVIVEGELLRFYRLDTGEKLLIPTELAKLAQQERQRADRLAEYLRSQGIDPENLP; this is encoded by the coding sequence ATGACTACCAGCATCAAAATAGTCAATCCCCGTATCGAATATCCTAGTTCAGATGGTGAACCCTTGGCTGAAACCTACCTACATCTCTACGCAATTCTGACGACGCTAGAAGTCATAAAACAATACCTCAATGGTAGACAGGCGACAGTCCTAGCAGACCAGTTTCTCTACTATGCTCAAGGTTTCCCCCGTCTACGAGTAGCACCAGATGTGATGGTGATATTTGATGTGGCTCCAGGGGGAAGGGATAATTATAAAATCTGGGAAGAAGGTCAAGTTCCCCAGGTGGTATTTGAAATGACTTCTCAAGGAACACAAAAACAAGACCAAGAAGAAAAGAAAAACCTTTATGAACAATTAGGAATTTTAGAATATTGGTTATTTGACCCCAAGGGAGAATGGATTGTCGAAAAGTTAAGGGGATATAGATTAGACGGTGAGACTTATCAACCAATTACTGATGGAATATCTCAACCATTGGAATTGAGGGTGATAGTTGAAGGGGAACTATTGAGATTTTATCGCCTAGATACGGGTGAGAAATTACTCATACCGACCGAACTAGCAAAACTAGCCCAACAAGAACGCCAACGCGCGGATAGATTAGCTGAATATTTGCGCTCTCAGGGAATAGACCCCGAGAATCTTCCCTAA
- a CDS encoding Uma2 family endonuclease yields the protein MTTSIKIVNPRIEYPSSDGEPLAETYLHLYAILTTLEVIKQYLNGRQATVLADQFLYYAQGFPRLRVAPDVMVIFDVAPGGRDNYKIWEEGQVPQVVFEMTSQGTQKQDQEEKKNLYEQLGILEYWLFDPKGEWIVEKLRGYRLDGETYQPITDGISQPLELRVIVEGELLRFYRLDTGEKLLIPTELAKLARQESQRAELERQRADKLAEYLRSQGIDPDNLP from the coding sequence ATGACTACCAGCATCAAAATAGTCAATCCCCGTATCGAATATCCTAGTTCAGATGGTGAACCCTTGGCTGAAACCTACCTACATCTCTACGCAATTCTGACGACGCTAGAAGTCATAAAACAATACCTCAATGGTAGACAGGCGACAGTCCTAGCAGACCAGTTTCTCTACTATGCTCAAGGTTTTCCCCGGCTACGAGTAGCACCCGATGTGATGGTGATATTTGATGTGGCTCCAGGGGGAAGGGATAATTATAAAATCTGGGAAGAAGGTCAAGTTCCCCAGGTGGTATTTGAAATGACTTCTCAAGGAACACAAAAACAAGACCAAGAAGAAAAGAAAAACCTTTATGAACAATTAGGAATTTTAGAATATTGGTTATTTGACCCCAAGGGAGAATGGATTGTCGAAAAGTTAAGGGGATATAGATTAGACGGTGAGACTTATCAACCAATTACTGATGGAATATCTCAACCATTGGAATTGAGGGTGATAGTTGAAGGGGAACTATTGAGATTTTATCGCCTAGATACGGGTGAGAAATTACTCATACCGACCGAACTAGCAAAACTAGCCCGACAAGAAAGCCAACGCGCAGAACTTGAACGCCAACGCGCGGATAAATTAGCAGAATATTTGCGATCGCAGGGCATAGATCCTGATAACCTACCCTAG